The window TCCCGGACCCGATCGAGCAGTACTCCGGTTCCTTCGGCGGATTCCTTCCGATCTTCGCGCTGATGGTCACCGGCGAGTTCGGCGATAAGACACAACTCGTCACCATCGGACTCGCGGTACAGTACGGCGCGACCTCCGCAATCTGGGCCGGCGAGATGCTCGCGATCATCCCGGTCAGCCTCGCGAACGCGTACCTGTTCCACACGTTCGCCCACCGCGTAAATATGCGGAAGGCCCACCTCGCGTCGGCGGCGCTTTTCGCGTTCTTCGGTGCCGACACCGTGCTGTCGATCACGACTGGCTTCTCGATCTGGGAGACGATCGTCGGCGCGATCAGCGCGGCCGTGGTCGGGTTAGCGTAACCGCCCCGGACCGGCATCCGATCCGATTCGGTC of the Halobellus ruber genome contains:
- a CDS encoding TMEM165/GDT1 family protein, producing the protein MTTYAEILVIAFATQLAVLPGEKVQLIISGLSTRYDPKVVVAAAGSAFAGWTAVEILFGRALQSALPPLALDVITAGLFLLFAALLYRSAPDGPSLADEATAAETDGGFAGVADVELPDPIEQYSGSFGGFLPIFALMVTGEFGDKTQLVTIGLAVQYGATSAIWAGEMLAIIPVSLANAYLFHTFAHRVNMRKAHLASAALFAFFGADTVLSITTGFSIWETIVGAISAAVVGLA